A part of Ziziphus jujuba cultivar Dongzao chromosome 8, ASM3175591v1 genomic DNA contains:
- the LOC107413496 gene encoding protein ALP1-like, with translation MGPVRGLKKRKKVEKKVDQNVLAASLGPEPEPLDWWDGFSQRITGPLLQSKKMKFESVFKISRKTFSYICSLVKEDMMAKASNFVDLNGKPLSLNDQVAVALRRLSAGESLSSIGDSFKMNQSTVSQLTWRFVESMEERGLHHLHWPSTETEMEEIKSKFEKIRGLPNCCGAIDTTHIMMTLPTMDPSSDVWLDHEKNCSMILQAIVDPEMRFRNVITGWPGSLNDDIVLRSSGFFKLCGEGKMLNGKKMVLPEGTELGEYIVGDAGFPLLPWLLTPYRGKHLPDFQAEYNKRLFATKMVAQRALARLKEMWKIIHGVMWKPDKHKLPRIILVCCILHNIVIDMEDEMQDELPLSHHHDTGYHQLNSESVDKSALILREKLSLQLSGKLPK, from the exons ATGGGACCCGTTAGAGGgttgaagaagaggaagaaggttGAGAAGAAGGTTGACCAGAATGTCTTGGCTGCTTCTCTGGGTCCTGAACCAGAGCCCCTGGATTGGTGGGACGGCTTCTCTCAGAGGATTACTG GGCCTTTATTACaatcaaagaaaatgaaatttgaatctgttttcaaaatttcaagaaaGACATTTAGCTACATCTGCTCTCTAGTAAAGGAAGATATGATGGCTAAGGCCTCAAACTTCGTTGATCTAAATGGCAAGCCTTTGTCCCTAAATGACCAAGTAGCTGTTGCTCTTAGGAGGCTTAGCGCTGGTGAATCATTATCAAGCATCGGTGACTCATTTAAGATGAACCAGTCCACTGTTTCTCAACTAACCTGGCGGTTTGTGGAATCAATGGAAGAAAGAGGTCTCCACCATCTTCATTGGCCTTCAACTGAAACAGAGATGGAAGAGATAAAATCCAAGTTTGAGAAAATCCGTGGCCTTCCAAATTGCTGTGGTGCTATTGACACCACACATATCATGATGACTCTGCCTACAATGGACCCATCAAGTGATGTCTGGCTTGATCATGAGAAAAACTGCAGCATGATCTTGCAGGCAATTGTTGACCCTGAAATGAGATTCCGCAACGTAATTACTGGGTGGCCTGGAAGTTTAAATGATGACATTGTGCTTCGAAGCTCAGGTTTTTTCAAACTCTGTGGAGAAGGGAAGATGTTGAATGGGAAGAAGATGGTACTTCCAGAAGGAACAGAGTTGGGAGAATACATAGTAGGAGATGCAGGTTTTCCTCTTTTGCCATGGCTTCTTACTCCATATCGTGGAAAACACTTGCCAGATTTTCAGGCAGAGTATAATAAACGGCTTTTTGCAACCAAAATGGTCGCGCAAAGGGCATTGGCAAGGTTGAAGGAGATGTGGAAAATAATTCATGGAGTTATGTGGAAGCCTGATAAACATAAATTACCCAGGATTATTCTTGTTTGCTGCATACTGCACAATATAGTTATCGATATGGAAGATGAGATGCAAGATGAATTGCCTTTGTCTCATCATCATGATACAGGTTACCATCAACTAAATAGTGAATCTGTCGACAAGTCCGCTTTGATTCTCAGAGAGAAGCTCTCCCTACAATTATCAGGAAAATTGCCAAAGTAA
- the LOC107413514 gene encoding protein SOSEKI 5 encodes MVVNLGGKAETSMPKKWQDRDNANPKRTKTLMETKPKTKADQKVPVIYYLSRNGQLEHPHFMEVLLSSPQGLYLKDVINRLSSLRGPGICSIYSWASKRRYKNGFVWQDLSENDFIYPCQGNEYILKGSKLLETSQSFRSSYETPSSSSSISSAPAFFRETNSSCEDFSGASTTIIRRKNQSWSLFDDLREYQVYKAKTTGELAGKSTNASTQTEEKATTNHGEVKEFEGDGVVGLTEQSKEEASVLSNYCFGGLGSMEGYVEMQDGTVENSCGGERRKASTVLMQLIRCGSRGVKDCESAKSKD; translated from the exons ATGGTGGTCAATTTAGGAGGAAAAGCAGAAACTTCCATGCCCAAAAAATGGCAAGACAGAGATAATGCAAATCCAAAAAGAACCAAAACGTTGATGGAAACCAAGCCAAAGACGAAGGCTGACCAAAAGGTTCCAGTCATTTACTATCTTTCCAGAAATGGGCAATTGGAACATCCTCATTTCATGGAAGTTCTTCTCTCTTCTCCTCAAGGATTGTATCTCAAAG ATGTGATTAATAGGTTGAGTTCTCTTAGAGGGCCAGGAATCTGCAGCATATATTCATGGGCTTCCAAGCG GAGATACAAAAATGGGTTTGTATGGCAGGACTTATCTGAGAACGACTTCATATATCCTTGTCAAGGCAATGAATACATTCTCAAAGGATCAAAACTTCTCGAAACTTCTCAAAGCTTTAGGTCGTCTTACGAAACACCGTCTTCTTCATCGTCAATATCATCAGCACCTGCATTTTTCCGGGAAACTAACAGTTCATGTGAGGATTTTTCTGGTGCTTCAACAACCATCATTAGAAGAAAAAACCAGTCATGGAGCTTATTTGATGACCTTCGTGAATACCAAGTCTACAAGGCCAAAACCACCGGAGAACTTGCCGGAAAATCAACGAATGCGTCGACGCAGACGGAGGAGAAGGCAACAACAAATCATGGAGAGGTTAAAGagtttgaaggagatggtgttGTTGGTCTTACAGAGCAGAGCAAAGAAGAAGCTTCAGTGCTTTCAAATTATTGTTTTGGTGGGTTAGGGAGTATGGAAGGGTACGTGGAGATGCAAGATGGGACGGTTGAGAATAGCTGTGGTGGTGAAAGAAGGAAGGCATCAACGGTTCTGATGCAGTTGATCAGGTGTGGATCAAGAGGTGTCAAAGATTGTGAGTCCGCGAAAAGTAAGGACTAA
- the LOC107413500 gene encoding phragmoplastin interacting protein 1, with protein sequence MPFTETEKENQQSMVLSNKKLKQKLRAELAHSLAASEAKTDLNNEATENRDKQNPKPQSLKKLLDLATQRPRLSKRDKHRQNRDGEDNKEIEPVGSEDKKKKKKRKRDGKEKNGNLDTEEHEVLKEVGNLDTEEHEVLKEVKNSETKKKNKKNKKKKQKKAAKNEEEKGAAELGSEEQRVAETNKNSDSQANGDVTTKVYVGGIPYYSTEDDIRSYFEGCGTITEVDCMKFPESGKFRGIAIISFKTEAAAKRALALDGADMGGLFLKIQPYKTTRTTKGSDFAPKHIDGYNRVYLGNLSWDITDNDLRKLFSDCNISSIRFGMNKETGQFRGYAHVDFSDSLSLTMALKLDQKVVCGRPVRITCAVPKKGAKTHPMPLPTTTEAAKSEVTNSEVSSISGKMRRRTCYECGEKGHISSDCPKKQTDAPTYPNPS encoded by the exons ATGCCATTTACAGAGACTGAGAAGGAAAACCAGCAAAGTATGGTTTTGTCAAACAAGAAGCTGAAACAAAAGCTTAGAGCAGAATTAGCCCACTCTTTAGCAGCTTCAGAAGCTAAAACCGACCTCAACAATGAAGCTACAGAGAATCGAGACAAGCAAAACCCAAAACCCCAGTCTTTGAAAAAGCTTCTAGACTTGGCAACCCAGAGACCCAGACTGTCGAAACGAGACAAACATAGACAAAACAGAGATGGGGAGGACAATAAGGAAATTGAGCCAGTGGGTTCGGaggataagaagaagaaaaagaagaggaagcGAGATGGGAAGGAAAAGAATGGGAATTTGGATACAGAGGAACATGAAGTTTTGAAGGAGGTTGGGAATTTGGATACAGAGGAACATGAAGTTTTGAAGGAGGTTAAGAACTCtgagacgaagaagaagaataagaagaataagaaaaagaagcagaagaaggCGGCCAAGAATGAGGAAGAGAAAGGGGCTGCTGAACTTGGAAGTGAGGAGCAAAGGGTCGCTGAGACAAATAAGAATAGTGATAG ccAAGCAAATGGAGATGTTACTACAAAAGTTTATGTAGGAGGCATTCCTTATTACTCGACTGAGGATGACATCCGAAGTTATTTTGAAGGTTGCGGAACAATAACAGAAGTTGATTGTATGAAGTTTCCAGAGAGTGGTAAATTCAGAGGAATTGCAATTATTAGCTTTAAG ACCGAAGCTGCAGCTAAACGAGCCTTGGCTCTTGACGGAGCAGATAT GGGTGGGCTGTTTCTGAAAATCCAACCTTACAAGACAACAAGAACCACTAAAGGATCTGATTTTGCCCCAAAACATATAGATGGCTACAACAGAGTCTATCTTGGAAATTTATCATGGGATATCACTGACAACGACCTTAGAAAGCTTTTCTCAGATTGCAATATATCATCTATTCGATTTGGTATGAACAAGGAAACAGGTCAATTCCGAGGTTATGCCCATGTGGATTTCTCAGATAGCCTCTCACTGACAATGGCATTAAAGTTGGACCAGAAAGTTGTGTGTGGAAGACCTGTGAGGATAACATGTGCGGTCCCTAAGAAAGGAGCAAAGACCCATCCAATGCCTTTGCCTACAACTACAGAAGCTGCTAAGAGTGAAGTTACTAATAGTGAAGTGAGCTCCATTAGCGGTAAGATGAGGAGAAGAACATGTTATGAGTGTGGCGAGAAGGGTCATATTTCTTCTGATTGTCCAAAGAAGCAAACAGATGCTCCAACATATCCTAATCCAAGTTAA